The stretch of DNA GTTCGAACCGACGGTGCGTGACGGCAACGTCTACGCTCGTGGCGCCACCGACGACAAGGGGCAGATGCTGACGCACGTGTTGGGCGTCGAATCATTGCTTAAGGCCGAAGACAAGCTCCCGATCCAAGTGAAGTTCCTCATCGAGGGGGAGGAGGAAGTTGGCAGCGAGCACCTCGAAGCCGCTGTTGGCGCCAATCGCGACAAACTCGCTTGCGACGTCGTGGTGGTGAGCGACAGCTCGCAGTTCGCCCCCGGCGTTCCGGCGATCACCTACGGCCTACGCGGCATCGCTTACTACGAGCTCTTCGTCGAAGGCCCCAAGCAAGACCTGCACTCGGGCTCGTTCGGTGGCGGTGTGACCAATCCCGTCAATACGCTGGCGAAGCTGCTGGCGGCGCTCGTGGATAGCGACGGCCGCATTCAGGTCCCCGGTTTCTACGACAATGTCGAGCCGCTCACCGACCGCGAGCGCGCCGAGTTCGCGCGGCTGCCCTTCGACGAAGAGCGGTTCAAGAAGCAGCTCAATGTGGATGGCGTCACGGGCGAGAAGGGCTTCACCACGCTCGAACGTCGCTGGGCCCGCCCGACGTGCGACGTCAACGGCATCTGGGGCGGTTACCAGGGCGAGGGCGCGAAGACCGTGCTCCCGGCGCGTGCTGGCGCCAAGGTGAGTTTCCGACTCGTACCGAACCAAGACCCCGAGAAGATCACCGCGGGACTGCGGAAATTGCTCGAACCGCTCGTCCCCCCCGGCGCCAAACTAACCATCAAGCCGCACCACGGCGCCCCGGGCGTCAAGTTCTCACTCGAAAGCCCCTACATGGCCGCTGCCACCGCCGCGATCGAAGCCGGCTTCGGCGCCAAGCCCGTCTTCATGCGCGAAGGCGGCTCGATCCCGATTGTCGGCACGTTTGCTCGGGAGCTAGATGCGGATGTGCTACTACTCGGCTGGGGACTGGACGACGACAACACTCATAGCCCCAACGAGAAATTCAACCTCGGTGACTTCCACCGAGGAATCAAGGCGTCAGCCGCGCTTTGGACACACTTAGCTAATTGTGGATAGCGGATTGCCAGCCGAACACGCGTCGCATTAAATCCAATCCGCATTCCGCAATCCGAATTCCGCAATCTCATCATGCTCGACAAACGCTTCGTTCTCGAAAACGCCGAACTCGTCCAACAGAACTGCGTCGATCGCGGCGTGAAGGCCGATGTTTCGCGGTTTGTGGAGCTCGAGACGCAGCGCCGCACGCTGTTGCAGGAGGCCGAGGACCTTAATCGGCAGGCGAACGAGGTCAGCAAGTCGATCGGCAAAGCCAAGGACGACGCCGAGCGCGAGGCCCGCAAGGAAGAGGGCCGCCAGCTCCGCGAAGCGAAGGACGCCAAGCAGTCCGAGGTCGATCGCGTCGGCCTCGAGGCGGACCGCATCCTCCGCGGGCTGCCGAACATGACCCACCCCGAATCGCCGCGCGGCGACGAGGCCGCCAGCCACGAACTGCGCAAGGGGGAGTCGAAGCCGCCCAAGTTCAACTTCAAGCCGCTCGATCATCTGGCGCTCGCCGAGCAGCATGACCTGATCGACTTCGAGGGGGGCAGCCGCGTCTCTGGCAACGGCTTCTACTACCTGCGGAACGAAGCGGTGCTGCTGGAGTTTGCGCTGCAGCGTTACGCGCTCGACCGGCTGATGCGCGAAGGCTTCACACCGACGATGACGCCGGACCTGGCGCGCAACGAGATCGTGCAGGGCATCGGCTTCATCCCGCGTGGCCCGGAGACGCAGATCTATTCGATCGAGAACTCCGACCTGAACCTCGTCGCCACGGCGGAGATCACCCTCGGCGGGCTTCATGCCGGCCAGGTGCTCGACGAATCGCAGCTGCCGATCAAACTCGCCGGCGTGAGCCACTGCTTCCGCACCGAGGCGGGCGCGGCCGGTCGGGCGGGGCGTGGCCTGTACCGCGTCCATCAGTTCACGAAGGTCGAGATGTTCGCCTTCACGACGCCCGATCAGAGCGAGGATATGCACAACCTGTTCCTCGAACTGGAGTGCGAAATCTTCGATGGGCTGGGCGTTCCGTTCCGGGTGCTCGACATCGCGTCGGGCGACCTCGGCGGGCCGGCCTACCGCAAGTTCGACCTCGAAGCCTGGATGCCCGGCCGCGGCCAGGGGGGCGAGTACGGCGAGGTCACCAGCACCAGCAACTGCACCGACTACCAATCGCGGCGGCTCGACATCCGCTACAAGAAGCCCGGCGAGAAGGGGACACACTTCGTCCACACGCTCAACGGCACCGCCGTGGCCTGCGGCCGGGCGATGATCGCGATCCTCGAGAACTGCCAACAAGCGGACGGTTCGATCCTCGTGCCCGAGGTGCTGCGGGTGTACGTCGGCAAAGACCGCATCGGCGCACCGGACGACGCCGAGTAACGCGGTGCTGTACCGACCAAAGTAGGGTCCGCTGTGCGGACCGTAGTTACGAGTCAGCAGTACGCAGTACGCGACCGCCTCTACCAAGATTATGGAGAGCCCACGACGCGCGTCGTGGGCTCTCCATGTAATTAGTGGTGAGCGACCACTTAACGGTGGACCTGTCCCACGGTCCGCCCAGCGGACCCTACGCACGTCCGCAGCATCGACACAGCCGTTATAAGCGGCTGTTCTATCTGGGAAAGTGGGGCGAATTGGCTCGGCTGGTCAAAGGGCGCCGATTGCGTTGTCGATATCGGAGGGCAGACAGACCAAGCGAACGTCGTCCGCTGGGTCGCCGCGAGAGTTCGGGTGCATGGCTGAGGCCGGCCCCCTCTCGACGGAGAAAGCAGGCGACGGAAGCGCGTGATTCCCCCCCTCCCCGTTTCGTGAAGGAGTCCCTCATGAACCTGCGTTTTGCTGCGGCCGCCCTGTGTACGGTCGCCCTGATGTCGTCGGGCGCCTCGAGCGCCAACGCCTTTGGCTTCGGCCTCCTCGGTGGTCACGGCTGTGGCTGTGCGACCGACTGCTGCGAGCCGACCTGCGGCTGTGAGCCGTCGTGCTGCGTCGCCGAGCCGGTGTGCTGCGATCCTTGCTGCAAGCCGCGTTGCGGCCTGTTCAGTGGCCTGAAGGGTATGTTCCACCGTCACCACTGCTGTGCTGACGCGTGCTGCGAGCCGAGCTGCTGTGCCGCTGAGCCCTCTTGCTGTGCCCCCGAGCCCAGCTGCTGCGTTGCTGAGCCGTCGTGCTGTGCCGCTGAGCCCAGCTGTGGCTGCGAGCCCGCTTGCTGCGATCCTTGCTGCGGTGGTCACCGCTGCAAGCTGTTCGGTGGCCTGAAGGGTCTCTTCAAGCGTCACTGCTGTGCCCCTTCGTGCTGCGAGCCGACCTGCGGCTGCGAGCCGTCGTGCTGTGCCGTTGAGCCCAGCTGCGGTTGCGCTGGCTGAGCTGTGACTCCCTCACGGTAGCCGGCACTCCAACCGGGCGCCGCCGAGGTAGCTGAGAAACGAAACGATTCACCGCCGCCGGGCCACCGTCAGGTCCGGCGGCGGTTTTTTGTTGAACGAAGAGAACTTGGGCGAGCCGTGAGCGTGAGCGACCGGGGTTGAGCCGGGTAGCCATGTCACTCCGGTCGCTGACGCTATCGGCTCGGCGATAATCGTGACGGCTACAACGCTACATCGACACGTCGTTCGGCTGGTCACTTTCCGACGCCAACGCGCCGTTGGTCGAGGGGATCGGTTGAGCGCCGCGGCCAGACGCCGCGATGCGTTCTTCCTCTCGCTCGTGGGCGGCCTCTTCGAGGTCTTTTTCGGTGATGTCCTCGAGCGCCTCGGCGACGCGGGCCGTTTGCTTCTTGTAGAGAAAGTAGATGCCCGCCGACATCAGGCCGAGCACCACCACGGCGGTGGCGACCTCTTCGGCGTCGCCAATGATCTTGGCGATGCCGTTGCCGAACTTGTAGCCGAGCCCGAAAATCACGGCGACGACGATCGTCGCGCCGATCAGGTCCCAGAGCAGAAACCGCAGGTAAGGGACCTTCGCCGCCCCGGCGGCAAAGTAGACGGGCCCACGGACGCCCACCAGAAACCGCGTCAGCACCAGCATCTTGAAGCCGTGGCGGTGGACGGCGTGCTCGAACTTCTCTTCCTTCTTCGAGTCAATAAACCTAGCGAGGCTCGGGTGCTTGGTGAGCCAGGCGTGGCCGAAGTAGCGGCCGAGCATGTACATCACCGAATCGCCCAGCAGGGCGCCGATCAGGCACGACGAAAACGCCATCCAGGGATCGAGCGTCCCCTGCGAGCTGAGCACGCCCGCCAGGACAAGCGGGACCTCTTCAGGAATCGGGATGCCGCACCCGCATAGGGCAAGGAACAGGACGATCCCCAGGTAGCCGAGCTGATGGTCAACAAAAAACTGCAGCACTTCGCTAAGCCGTCGTTCGTCGGGCCGTAGGCGTCAGCGGGGCGACAGGTTCCGCCTGTGTCGCTTCCGCCGGCCTTGGGGGCCGTGGTTTGGTAGCAGCCGATTGTAGCTGCCCACACGCTCGGCCAGTAGCGGCGTCCAACACGGCAACCGCGTCATCTTGACCGGGGCCGCCAATCCGACTCGTTGAAATTGAAGGCGTGGATAACCGCATCACCCTCATTGCCTGGCGAAAGCAACAGGGCACGCAGCCCGGGCCGGCGGTCGCAGAGCCGCTGGGTCCCCTCGACGCCGAGGATCGAGGCAGCCGTTGAAAGGGCGTCGGCCTCGCCGGCCGTGGGGGCGACCACCGTCGCCGAATAGAGCCCCGCGGCGGGCCAGCCCGTCCGGGGGTCGATCAGGTGGCCGTAGCGGCGGCCCTCGTGTTCGAAGAACTGCGTCCCCGAACCGCTGGTGCTGAGCGCTTCGTCGCGCAGGACAATCTCCGCCAAGCGCCGTTCGGGCCGCAGCGGGTCCCGGATCCCCGCCAGCCAGCCGCCCTCCGCTTGCAGCCGATTGTCGCCACGGGCCAGGAGCGTGCTCCGCCCGCCGTGCATCAACGAATCAGCGACGCCGCGCGCCGTCAGCTCTTCGCCGACGCGATCGAGGGCATAGCCCTTGCCCGAGCTGTTGAGGTTGATTTCGATTCCATCGCGGCTGAACCGGATCGTTTGGTTTGCCGGGTCGAGTTCCACGTGGCGCCAACCGACGCGCTGGAGGGCGTCGTCGATCTCCTCCGGTGAGGGCATGCGTCCTTCACGGCGGTAGAACCCCCACACCCGCGACAGCGGGCCGCTGGTCGGATCGAACGCCCCGTCGCTGGCGGCGTGAATCCTGCCACAGAGTTCGAGGAGGGCGAACAGCCGCTCTTCAACCTCGACGGGCCCGCCTGCGGCTTGGCGATTGATCGAGATGAGCTCGCTGTGCTCCCGATATACCGTCAGCTGATCCTCGAGCCGCTCGACTAGGTCGAGCGCCGCCATCCCTTCGGCGACCGCATTCTCGTCGGCCGACGCGTTGAGCGTCAGCTCGAAGTCGCACGCCATCGCCCGGCGGGAGAGCGTGAGGTTGCGTAGCCCTCGACGCTTCGCTTCGGGCGAACCCGTCCCGCCGAGCTGCTGGTCCACGGCGACGCCCACCGCCTCGGCCGCTGTTTCGACAACGGCTTCGACGACGTCCGCCGCGGCCGCGAGGGCGGCTTTGCCGCGGAGGAAGTCGCGTCGGCTGTGGCGGGATGAAGACATGATTAACAGTGTAGCAGGCCGTTGATCTATCGTAGGCCTGCCTGTCGCATGGAGGCGACGACGAAACCGCGCCGCGGTTTCGCGAGCCGTGAGCAGTTTCGCTGCGAACTTGGCGAGGTTGAAGAATGCCACGAGGGCATTCTTTAACAGGCAGACAGACGGGCCGCAGACGGTGGCGGGCGTGTGGAGTAAAACTGGCGGGAACTCCGGGGGCTGACGCTTCCCGGCTCGCAGGCGACTGTTCTCTTTAGGTTAACATGTCAGAACCGATCATTAGTGTGTCTGGGTTGCGGGGCGTTATTGGCGAGTCGCTGACGCCGGCCGTCGCCGCGCGTTACGTCGCCGCGTTTGCCGGGGCGTTGCCCGAAGGAAAAGTCCTTGTCACGCGCGACGGGCGGGCGACGGGGCCGATGATTGCCGATGCGGTCCGCGCGGCGATCGCCGCCGCGGGGCGCACGCCGCTCGACGCCGGGGTCGCCTCGACGCCAACGGCCGGCGTGCTCGTCCGTAGCGAAGGCTGCGTCGGCGGCGTGCAGATCTCCGCCAGTCACAACCCGGCCGAGTACAACGGCCTCAAGCTCTTCGGCGGCGACGGCCGGATCATCCCGGCGCCCCGTGGCGAAGAGGTGAAGCAGCGCTACTTCGACGGCCCGATCCCCTGGGCCACGCACGACAAGATCGGCGCCGCCGAGACGCTCGCCGACTCGACAAGCGAGCACCTACGGTTGGTCTTAGCGATCGTCGATGTTGAGCTTATCCGCGCGAAGCGGTTCAAGGTTCTGCTCGACGCCAACCACGGTTCGGGCGCTGTGCTCGGCAAGCCCTTGCTCGAGGCGCTGGGTTGTGACGTGACGGTCTTCGGCGCGGCGCCAACGGGCTTGTTCGTGCATCCGCCGGAGCCGACCGAGACCAACCTGACGCTCGTCGCCGAGCAGGGCGCGCAAGGGGGCTACGACGCGGTCTTCTGCCAAGACCCCGACGCCGACCGGCTGGCGATCATCGACGGCGCCGGGCGTTACCTTGGCGAAGAGTTGACGCTCGCCCTGTGCGTCGAACACCTGCTGCGGCAGACGCCGGGGCCGATCGTGTCGAACTGCTCCTCGAGCCGCGTCACGCAGGACCTCGCCGAGAAGCACGGCGTACCGTTCCATCGCTCGGCGGTAGGCGAGGCGAACGTCGTCGATGCGATGCTGGCGTGCGGCGCCGTGCTGGGCGGTGAAGGGGCAGGGGGGGTGATCCACCCGCAGGTGGTTCTCGTGCGCGACAGCTTTGTCGGAATGGCGATGGTGCTCGACGCGATGGCGTCGCGCGGCCTGTCGCTGGCCCAGCTCGCCGACGAACTGCCCGCCTACGCGATCCACAAGACCAAGGCGACGGTCGCGCCGGCCCAACTCGCCGCGACCCTGGCGAAGATCGAGAAGCACTTCGCCGACGCCGAAGTCGACAAGATGGACGGCCTGCGACTCGACTGGCCTGCCGAAAAGAAATGGCTCCTCGTCCGCGCGAGCAACACCGAGCCGATCGTGCGTCTGATCGCCGAGGCACCCGACAAGGCCGCGGCCGTGGCGGTTTGTGAGGAAGCCGCCGCGTTGATCGATTGAATGGCGAAGTTTAGGGAGACAGCGATGCGATACTCGGTCGTCTTACTGGCGATGTTGACGACGCTGTTGGGCGTCGCCGACGCCGAAATGCGCCTGCCACAGTGGCCGCGATGCGTGGTATGGGAGCCGCAGTTTGTTGGCGTCGGCATGGCGAACATCACGCTTGCCCGTCCGCGGCCGTTGCGGGTGCATGCTTTGCGGGTCGACCTCGACGCTCAGGGGCTCTCGCTCGTCACCGATCAGGACAACGGCGACCGAGAACTCGAGGTCGATGGCCTGCGGACCAGTTCGTTCCTCTTACGGAACGGTTGCCAGGCGGCGATCAACGCCAGCGCGTTCTGGCCGCTTCACAAAGAAGACGGCGGCGAGCAGGACATCCGCGGGTTGGTGATTGCTGAGGGCGAGGTTGTCTCGCGCATCGACGAAGACAAGCCTCGCTCAGCCGTCGTGTTCCGCGCCGACCGCCGCGCGGCGATTGTTGATCCCCCCGTCGATATCGACGGCGTCGTCACGGCGATTGGCGGCTACGGCGACTTGTTGCGAAACGGCGCCGCCGTTCCCACCCACGAGTACGACGAGTTCGTCGAGAACCAGCACCCGCGGACGGCGCTGGGAATTAGCGAAGGCGGTCGGACGCTGATCCTCGTTGTGGTTGACGGGCGCCAGCCGGGGTACAGCGAGGGGGTGAGTCTTCCCGAGCTGAGCGAAATTATGCGGCTTTTCGGCGCCGAGGACGCGGTTAATCTCGACGGCGGCGGGACGTCGACGATGGTCATCGAACGACCAGTTGAACGACGGGGCGCCGGCGGTTTCCAGCTCGTGAATCGACCGATCCAAGGCGGCGTTCCCGGAACCGAGCGGGTTTCCGCGAGCCATCTCGGCGTTCGGGCGACGCGGTTGCCGTATTCTCCGCAGGTTCGCTAGTCTTCCTGTTGGCCATATCCCCGCACAGGATGCGCTTTTGAGGGGTTTGGTTGCTTGCGGCGACCTTGGCAATCTTGCGGGGCAGGTATAGGTTCGGGGATTCGCAACTGCCCTGCCTGGGGCCGCCAATCGGTAGCGCCCCGACTTCCCCGCCACCTACACGCCGTTATGTTCGCCGAGCGGATCGCCGCGCTGATCAACCGCCACTGGATGTGGCTCTTGATTGGCTGGGTGGTGCTGGCTGTGGGCCTAAAGCTGGTGGCGCCGACATGGGACTCGATCGCTAAAGACGGTGACCTGGAGTATCTGCCGGCCAATGTGCCGAGCCTCCGCGGCGAGCGGCTGTTGCAGGAGTCCTTTCCCAACGAGAAGGCGCACAGCCAAGTCAGCCTTGTTCTGTCGCGCGACGGCGAACAGCTGACCGCGGATGATCGACGCTTCGGACTCTTGCTCGCTGAAGCGATCCGCAACGACGAGGAGCTCCCGCTCGTTGATGTGTGGGACGAGACGACCCAAGTCGTCGGCGACATGCTGCTTGCCAATGAGGGCAAGGCGTCGATGGTCGTCGCCCGACTCACTAGCGGGCTTATGGATGTCGGCAACGTCCGACTCTTGCGGCAGATGGAACAGCTGATCGCCGAACACGAGGACAAGCGGCCGGAGGGGCTCGTCGTCGATCTCACCGGTTCGGCGATGATCGGCGGCGACATGCGGGCGTCGATCGCCGAAAGCCTCGCCAGCACCGAGATGACAACGGTCCTGCTGGTGCTCGGCTGTCTGATCGTCATCTACCGCGCGCCCGTGCTGGTGCTGATCCCGCTGGCGACGATCGGCGTGTCGCTGTCGGTGGCGACCGATACGGTGGCCCTGCTCGCCCAGAACTTCGGCGCCGACGCCTTCGACTGGTCGCAGTTCAAGATCTTCACGACGACCAAGATCTTTGTCGTGGTGATCCTCTTCGGCGCCGGCACCGACTTCTGCCTGTTCCTGATCGCCCGTTACAAGGAAGAGCTCGCGAGCGGCGTCCCCCGCAGTGAGGCGGCGGGTCGCGCCCTGGCGAATGTCTCCGACGCGCTCTTCGGCAGCGCCATGACGACGATCCTCGGTCTGGCGACGATGGTCTTCGCGCAGTACGGCAAGTTCGTCAGCAGCGGGCCGATCGTCGCCGTATGCCTGTTCATCGCGCTCATCGCAAGCGTCACCTTCGCGCCGGCGCTGTTGCGGGCGCTGGGGCCGCTGGTTTTCTGGCCATACGGCAGAAAGCTTCTCGAACGTGAGAGAACCGACTCGGGCGAACAGGCCGAAGCGCGGGTCTGGGGCTGGGTCGCCGATATGGTGATGCGCCGCCCCGCCACCATCCTGGCGTTGTCGGTCTGGCTGGCGGCTCCGCTGGTTTACTTCGGCGCGAACGTTGGCGTCACGCACGACTTGATGGCCGACCTCGCTCCGGACCGCGTGTCGGTTGTCGGCGCCGAGGCGATCGGTCGCTACTACGACGAAGGGACGATCGCCCCGATGAAGGTCGTCGCCAAGTTGTCGGACGACGTCGTCGCGGGCAAGGGCGAGGGCGCCGAGCCGCTCGACCTGCGGACCGCCGACGGTAGGTTCGCGATCGCGCCGCTGCACTCGATGCTCCACGACCTGGGTCAAGTCGCCGACGTCCGCAGCCTCTACCTGCCGACGGGCGGCGACCCACGCAACCGCAGCTTCCTCGGCGGCGCCGCGTTCCGTGATCTGGCGGCGGCGGGGAGCCCGATCACCGCCGACACATTCGTCTCGCACACGGCGCCCAACGAGGGTCGCGTCACGCAGCTCTCCTTGATCCTTTCGGACAATCCGTTCAGCAAGACGGCCCGCGACAAGATCCCCGCCATGCAAGCGGCGCTCGCCGAGTTTGCCAAGCAGAAGACCGTCAACGACGCGCCCAACCCGTGGTACGGCGCCACGTTCGAGCTGGTGGGCACCACGCCCGGCATGCGTGATCTCGAGCTCATCACGAACAGCGACAACGTCCGCATCCAGGTGCTGACGGTCGCCGCGGTCTACATGGTGCTGCTGGTGATCCTTCGGCGACCGATGACGTGCGCGTTCCTGATCGTCTCGGTGTTGGTCAGCTATTGGGTGACCCTCGGCGCCACGAGCCTGTTCTTCGAGTGGTGCTACGGCGACACGTTCCGCGGCCTCGATTGGAAGGTGCCGATCTTCTTGTTCGTGATCCTGATCGCGGTCGGTCAGGACTACAACATCTACTTGGTGACCCGCGTCTATGAAGAGCAACGCACGCACGGGCTCCGTGAAGGCTTGCGGCGAGCGATCGTCCAAACGGGCGGCATCATCACCAGCTGCGGCGTCATCATGGCCGGGACCTTCATCGCGATGGCCACCGGCACGCTCCGCGGCATGATCGAGCTCGGCTTCGCGCTGGCCCTGGGCGTGCTGCTCGATACCTTCTTTGTCCGCACGGTGGTGGTGCCGTGCTACTTCGCGCTGCTCGCCCGCAACGAGCGGGCCAAGCCGACGCCCGCCGAAGCCATCGAGACGACGACCCCGATGTCCCGCCGCCACCACGCCAAAGCCGGCGTCTCTTGAGGCTGGATGCCCCCTGGAAAACACGGGGTTTTCCGCGGCGCCCTCTGTGAGCCGCATAGAGGGGTCGCCTGTGCGTTCCTCCTCGGGGTCGACGAAGATGTCGAGGAACCGAAAAAGTCGCGTCCTAGGGCCCTCCTGTCGCTTCTGGACGCATGTCCAGAGGTCTCGCCCCCGCCGAACCCCACCGAGACGCCGGAGCCGGGGGCGCGAGCCCTCGGTGGGAAGCGCGTACCCGGCGGCCACCGAGGGCTTGCGCCCACGGCTCAGACGCTCTCTTTTTTGCGCTGGGTTAGGAGGGAGACGACCACCAGCGTTGCGAACCCCAGCGGGATCGTCACCAAGCCCGGTTGGCTGAATGGCATCGGCGCGTCGGCGGCGGGGAGGCCGTAGACCTTCGAGAACGTGTCGGCGGAGAGCAGGATCCAGGTCAGCGAGCTGACCATCCCCACCGCGACCGCGGCGATGATCCCTTGCTTGGTGACCCGCGGCCAGAAGAGCAGCATCACCAGCGCCGGCAGGTTCGCCGACGCCGCCACGCTGAACGCCCAGCCGACCAGGTAGCTGACGTTCATCCCCTTGAAGAGGATCCCCAGCGCCACCGCGATCAGGCCGACGGCGACCGACGCGAACTTGGCGACGGTGACCTTGGTGCGGTCGTCGAGCGGCTCGCTACGGAAGCTGTCCACCAGGTCGTGCGTCACGGCGCCGGCCGAGGCCAAGATCAAGCCGCTGACCGTGCCAAGCACCGTCGTAAAAGCGATCGCCGAGATCACCGCGAAGAGCGTCTCGCCGACGCTCCGCGCCAAGAGCGGCGCCGCCATGTTGGTGTCGACCGGGTCGAGCGCGCCGCTGGTCATCGCGCCGAGGCCGAGATACAGCGTCAGCACGTAGAAGAAGCCGATGCAACCGATGCCGACGATCGTGCTCTTCCGCGCGGCGGCCTCGTCCTTGACCGTGTAGTAACGGATTAAGATGTGCGGCAGCGACGCGGTGCCGCCGAACAGCGCGAGCATCAGCGACAGGAAGTCGAGCTTGTCGAGCCAGCGGCCGCTGCGGATGCCGGCGAACGTCGGGTGCTCGCCGGGACGCAGCACTTTCGAGCCCGGCGTCACCTGTGGGTAGTAAACGACGCTCTTGCCGCCGTCGGCCTCGGCGATCGTTTGGTTACGCCACAGCTTGATGTCGCTGTCGCCGATCGTGCGGAAGAACTCCAGCGGACCGAGTGGCCCGGTCTCGGCGACGCCGCCCGGCAAACGGGCGATGCTGCCGACCGGCAGCAGTTCGGCCTCTCCCTCACCGCGTCCCTTCGGCAGGCCGGCGACAAGCGTCTTGCCCTCGGGCGTGGTGGTGACGATCTGCGCCTCGTCGAGGTACGTGGCGCCGTCGGCGTCGGTGCGCGGCTTCCATACCGAGAGCCGGCTTGTCGCCTCGTCGCGCGTCACGATGAACGGCGTTCCGACCCAGCCGGCGGCGGGTTCGAGGACGGTTTCGTCGGGAAGCCCCGGGATGGTCGTGCCGTCGGCAATCGCTGTCGGCAACGGGCCGAGCGTCCGCAAGGCGACTTCGTTGTTCACAGAGCCCCCCGTCGTCAGCCCGCGGCTGAGCACGATGATCGAGAGGACGGCGCTGAAGATCACCAGC from Botrimarina mediterranea encodes:
- a CDS encoding sodium/solute symporter; protein product: MIYDFSLLAFGVFLAFVVVTLGLSFYLGRGAKSSAGYFAAHGQIPWFVNGVAFAGDYLSAASFLGICGMIAFYGYDGFLYSIGYLAGWIVALFVVAEPMRRLGRYTFADALNSSFQSRGIRIVAGVSTLAVSVFYLIPQMVGAGALVQPLLGLPHWQGVVLVGAIVILIVVTAGMVSTTWVQFLKGALLVIFSAVLSIIVLSRGLTTGGSVNNEVALRTLGPLPTAIADGTTIPGLPDETVLEPAAGWVGTPFIVTRDEATSRLSVWKPRTDADGATYLDEAQIVTTTPEGKTLVAGLPKGRGEGEAELLPVGSIARLPGGVAETGPLGPLEFFRTIGDSDIKLWRNQTIAEADGGKSVVYYPQVTPGSKVLRPGEHPTFAGIRSGRWLDKLDFLSLMLALFGGTASLPHILIRYYTVKDEAAARKSTIVGIGCIGFFYVLTLYLGLGAMTSGALDPVDTNMAAPLLARSVGETLFAVISAIAFTTVLGTVSGLILASAGAVTHDLVDSFRSEPLDDRTKVTVAKFASVAVGLIAVALGILFKGMNVSYLVGWAFSVAASANLPALVMLLFWPRVTKQGIIAAVAVGMVSSLTWILLSADTFSKVYGLPAADAPMPFSQPGLVTIPLGFATLVVVSLLTQRKKESV